The genomic stretch AACGCTTGCGTCGACGGCGGGACAAAGCTGTGTGGTATGTCATGTTCGGGTTGGTGATAAGTCCCGGTGGTTTGAAGACGTATTACGTGAAGCCGGATTGCGGCTTGTAGAGATGACGCCAGACTCTCACGACAGGACGATGGCAATCGTTCAAGGCCTAACGCATTTTCAAGCGATCATCGCTGGGCACTGTATGGCCGCGATGGGCTTTGAACCGTCAGAGAGTATGACCACAGCGAGCCCAGTCTATAAAGCTCGACTCTCGAAGATAGGGCGCATCCTGACCCAGAATCCTCGGTTGTACGCCGAGATTCAGATCTTTAATCCGTATGTGCATAGTGTGCTTGCGCAAGTTCAGCGTTCGAATGAACTCTTAGCCGGATTTGTTGAAGCAAAAGATGTCGATGGATTCGCGCGAGAGTTTATAAGGGTACGTGAAGCCCTTGGTGCGTTCTGCGAGCAGTCGGTAGAAAGGGAATGACTTCGGTATGAATGTGTCGAGTCGATTATTTAAGAGTAGGTGCCGTCTCCGGGCTCTCTGTTGAGCACTCAATCAAAGATATTATGAGGGCAGAGGGTCTGCCAGACTTCAGAGCACCGCCAGCTATCTCAAAGCTTATCGATACCTCTACCTCGTACCAATGGTAAATATAAATATTCGATTTGTCACTCTGCATCTGCGGCGAGCGACAAGTTGAGTGTTTGTAGGCACTTGCAGGACGCAAGAATATACTTCGCAATTTATATCATTTGTGATATAATTAAAGCATATTATAATTATTTAGCATCATATATGATATGAAAAGTAATCAAGAAATATCTCCATTATTGAGTCTTTCTGAGGTTTGCGAAACGTTAGGTGCGAGAACCAGAGTGCGCAGGAAAAGCTTGAAACTTAGTAGACGTGAGCTCTCTGAGAAAAGTGGAGTTTCTGTTCCAACAATTGGTCGTTTCGAGACGAAAGGCGTAGCAACATTAGGTGTTGTAGTAAAAATTG from Pseudomonadota bacterium encodes the following:
- a CDS encoding helix-turn-helix transcriptional regulator — its product is MKSNQEISPLLSLSEVCETLGARTRVRRKSLKLSRRELSEKSGVSVPTIGRFETKGVATLGVVVKIAFALQAVDTLNSVFIAPKSKSIEEYLREDR
- a CDS encoding prephenate dehydrogenase/arogenate dehydrogenase family protein, which produces MFAPTLASTAGQSCVVCHVRVGDKSRWFEDVLREAGLRLVEMTPDSHDRTMAIVQGLTHFQAIIAGHCMAAMGFEPSESMTTASPVYKARLSKIGRILTQNPRLYAEIQIFNPYVHSVLAQVQRSNELLAGFVEAKDVDGFAREFIRVREALGAFCEQSVERE